The Coregonus clupeaformis isolate EN_2021a chromosome 26, ASM2061545v1, whole genome shotgun sequence genome window below encodes:
- the LOC121540253 gene encoding deoxynucleotidyltransferase terminal-interacting protein 2: MVATRRGVRVCSPTKTNSDESSGVMTTRRTRRTADKEETATQSEVTSDSQQDVPSKAQSSTVKRKTRASKRETGSANQVDSTHEADVSESESCCSAISDMEAIPDTQPARRGRRRAAGGEQSDSTKEEAVSEVDSCSLSASRRPNTRRATRSLRKAVLTDSAKMDNDVSEAESCSSVVSDSKVPDSQTRVTRRTAVSSSRASLKSHTEDTELSDPESCASGISGAQTSTVHRVTRCRSGRFVEAIPMHLEETTDGSISPLPRRRSRVVCKGYPCDPQSPQDSESFESGPSITPRRSTRRRTEPKQTGTTVTDSESDLPDVNTPLGSPRSVRGRGTPCSSRTGSNSSSRAAPVTRLTAKALDILVEKAQCQSDKVSVSEVAEESEVLEDNKLDDTVYADPDCSMIEEVAEEDKTLTLEDVVIAEPAAPIQDAAPAREHTGSVTVSEDAEMPEVTSVQQESAETTVSEDPEKNTSVVDIPAQENILQEKLIPADSEVKVTLCESADTEMAEAVCELAVEAEDQQRELSTEDAADTDVPVITEQETIMPADSQVSLEKTVKVAACENAVSPVIVVSDEDEEEKAMDVDVNTHTNPPSEVENQECKAVPSEEGMDVSSTLVTENKKADQDKSPHTTEPIKVTSSQNLKVSVSDADKLGEPRDCVIVQKSGVISLLESSEDEEDDDNSQHSEEADERKRQGSDGEEEAVCIEEEAGPSRPQAAAQSSADDGLFVIDTRPGLQSGQQYYVDDKEKEGGDTEAEEEQDEEEFVDEEGDDDDDDEDEQVLFTSRNPQLKELSSRIDPGLKVKELGGLYINFDGSKSKTVSNSLKEQKSQDELMKKSVIGPEFEKRDAVPPYRESKQAAKLKRKEERDKTTGAGWFNMRAPEMTEELKGDLKALKMRGAMDPKRFYKKNDRDGFPKYFQVATVVDSPVDFYHSRVPKKDRKRTMVEELLADAEFRHNNKKKYQQIMTEKAAIGAGKKNRKNNKFRK, from the exons AGGCCCAGAGCTCCACCGTGAAGAGGAAGACCAGGGCATCTAAACGTGAAACTGGCTCTGCTAACCAGGTAGACTCCACCCATGAAGCTGATGTGTCCGAGTCAGAGTCCTGCTGTTCTGCTATATCAGATATGGAGGCTATCCCCGACACACAGCCAGCTCGCAGGGGCCGAAGGAGAGCCGCAGGCGGGGAGCAGTCTGACTCCACAAAGGAAGAGGCTGTGTCTGAGGTAGACTCTTGTTCATTGTCTGCCTCCAGAAGACCAAACACTCGCAGAGCCACCAGGAGTCTGAGGAAGGCTGTTCTCACAGACTCTGCCAAAATGGACAATGATGTTTCAGAGGCAGAGTCCTGCAGCTCTGTGGTGTCTGATTCCAAGGTGCCTGACTCGCAGACCAGAGTGACCAGAAGGACTGCTGTGTCCAGCAGCCGGGCCTCTTTAAAGTCTCACACCGAGGACACAGAGCTTTCTGATCCTGAGTCCTGTGCCTCAGGTATCTCTGGAGCTCAGACCTCCACGGTGCACAGAGTTACCAGATGCAGGAGTGGAAGGTTTGTTGAAGCTATCCCCATGCATTTGGAGGAAACCACTGATGGCTCCATCTCTCCTCTACCCCGTAGGAGAAGCAGAGTTGTATGTAAAGGATATCCCTGTGACCCCCAGAGTCCCCAGGACTCCGAGAGCTTTGAGTCTGGGCCAAGCATTACTCCCAGGAGGTCCACTCGCAGGAGGACTGAGCCGAAACAGACAGGCACCACTGTTACAGACTCTGAGTCTGACCTGCCTGATGTGAATACCCCTCTGGGGAGCCCTAGGTCGGTGAGAGGCAGGGGCACTCCTTGCAGTAGTCGCACTGGATCCAACAGCAGTTCCAGGGCAGCACCAGTTACCCGGCTGACAGCCAAGGCCCTGGATATACTAGTTGAGAAAGCCCAATGCCAGTCAGATAAGGTGAGTGTATCTGAGGTTGCTGAGGAAAGTGAAGTGTTGGAGGACAATAAGTTAGACGACACAGTCTACGCTGATCCAGACTGCTCCATGATAGAAGAAGTGGCAGAAGAAGATAAGACACTAACCCTTGAGGATGTAGTGATCGCTGAACCAGCAGCGCCCATCCAAGATGCAGCACCTGCTCGGGAGCATACAGGGAGTGTGACAGTCTCTGAGGATGCAGAGATGCCAGAGGTCACGAGTGTACAACAGGAGTCAGCCGAGACAACCGTCAGTGAAGACCCAGAGAAGAATACCTCTGTGGTGGATATCCCTGCTCAGGAAAACATCCTACAGGAGAAGCTGATCCCAGCTGATTCTGAAGTCAAAGTGACCCTCTGTGAGAGTGCTGATACAGAGATGGCTGAGGCAGTCTGTGAGCTTGCAGTGGAAGCAGAAGACCAGCAGAGGGAGCTGTCCACTGAGGATGCAGCAGATACGGATGTCCCAGTGATAACAGAACAGGAGACGATAATGCCAGCTGATTCACAAGTCTCTCTTGAGAAAACAGTAAAAGTAGCAGCGTGTGAAAATGCAGTGTCCCCTGTTATAGTGGTGTCTGATGAGGACGAGGAGGAAAAGGCCATGGATGTGGATGTAAACACCCACACAAATCCTCCATCGGAGGTAGAGAACCAGGAATGTAAGGCAGTGCCTAGTGAGGAGGGTATGGATGTCAGCAGCACACTAGTAACTGAGAATAAAAAGGCTGACCAAGATAAATCCCCTCACACCACAGAGCCCATTAAGGTGACCTCCAGCCAGAACCTGAAGGTCAGTGTGTCTGATGCTGACAAGCTAGGGGAGCCCAGAGACTGTGTCATCGTACAGAAATCTGGCGTGATCAGTCTGCTGGAGAGCAGTGAGGATGAAGAGGATGACGACAACAGTCAGCATTCTGAGGAAGCAGATGAGAGGAAAAGACAGGGTTCTGATGGTGAAGAGGAAGCtgtctgtatagaggaggaggCAGGCCCATCCAGACCCCAAGCTGCTGCTCAGTCCTCAGCTGATGATGGCTTGTTTGTCATAGACACCCGGCCTGGCCTTCAGTCAGGTCAACAGTACTACGTGGATGACAAGGAAAAGGAGGGGGGAGACACGGAGGCTGAAGAAGAGCAAGATGAGGAAGAGTTTGTTGATGAAGagggagatgatgatgatgatgatgaagatgaacaaGTCCTCTTCACAAGCAGAAATCCACAATT GAAAGAGTTGTCCAGCCGTATTGACCCGGGCCTGAAAGTGAAGGAGCTTGGGGGATTATACATCAATTTTGATGGCAGCAAATCAAAGACTGTCTCTAACTCCCTGAAGGAACAGAAGAGCCAAGATGAG TTGATGAAGAAGAGTGTTATTGGCCCAGAGTTTGAGAAGAGAGATGCTGTGCCTCCATACAGGGAGTCCAAACAGGCTGCGAAACTGAAGCGCAAA GAGGAGCGGGACAAAACAACTGGAGCCGGCTGGTTTAACATGAGGGCTCCTGAAATGACAGAGGAATTAAAGGGTGACCTCAAAGCACTGAAAATGCGTGGAGCAATGGACCCCAAGCGGTTTTATAAGAAGAATGATAGAGATGGATTCCCCAAGTACTTCCAG GTTGCTACAGTAGTAGATAGCCCTGTGGACTTCTACCATTCCCGTGTCCCGAAGAAAGACAGGAAGAGAACCATGGTGGAGGAGTTGCTTGCTGATGCCGAGTTCAGACA CAATAACAAGAAGAAATACCAACAGATCATGACAGAAAAAGCAGCCATTGGTGCTGGCAAGAAGAATAGGAAGAACAATAAGTTCAGAAAGTAA